The following are encoded together in the Rhizobium sp. SSA_523 genome:
- a CDS encoding nuclear transport factor 2 family protein has protein sequence MNVPRVINTYFDADTRQDAEAMMASFSDNPVVEDDAARHQGADAIRSWWMAAKRETQYLAEPLEGRVDGPSTTIRARVSGQFPGSPIILTYTFLVENDRIARLEIK, from the coding sequence ATGAATGTACCAAGGGTGATCAATACCTATTTCGATGCCGACACCCGGCAGGATGCCGAGGCGATGATGGCGAGCTTTTCAGACAATCCCGTCGTCGAGGACGACGCCGCTCGCCATCAGGGCGCAGATGCCATTCGCAGCTGGTGGATGGCGGCCAAGCGTGAGACGCAGTATCTCGCGGAACCGCTGGAGGGTCGCGTGGACGGCCCGAGCACCACGATCCGCGCCAGGGTCAGCGGACAATTTCCCGGCAGCCCGATCATCCTGACCTACACCTTCCTCGTCGAGAACGACAGGATTGCCCGGCTGGAGATCAAGTGA
- a CDS encoding SDR family oxidoreductase: protein MTDFLQLQGKHVLITAGTKGAGAATVRLFRDLGAKVLTTARTRPADLPQDLFVEADLTTEAGCSLVADAARRRLGEVDIIVHMLGGSSAPAGGFAALSEEDWQREMSLNFLPAVRLDRHLVPGMIAAGKGVVIHVTSIQRVMPLPQSTTAYAAAKAALSTYSKALSKEVSPKGVRVVRVSPGWIETEASLHLAERLAKEAGTDIEGGKRIIMEGLGGIPLGRPARPEEVANLIAFLASDRAGSMTGTEVTIDGGTVPTA from the coding sequence ATGACCGATTTCCTGCAACTCCAAGGCAAGCATGTCCTAATCACCGCCGGCACCAAGGGCGCTGGCGCTGCAACCGTCCGTCTGTTCCGCGACCTGGGGGCCAAAGTGCTGACCACGGCACGGACGCGTCCGGCGGACCTGCCACAGGATCTCTTCGTCGAGGCGGACCTGACCACCGAGGCCGGCTGTTCGCTCGTCGCGGATGCAGCGCGCCGACGTCTGGGCGAGGTGGATATCATCGTCCATATGCTGGGTGGCTCTTCGGCACCCGCCGGTGGGTTCGCTGCCCTGTCGGAGGAGGACTGGCAGAGGGAAATGTCGCTGAACTTCCTGCCTGCCGTAAGACTGGATCGTCATCTCGTTCCCGGCATGATTGCTGCGGGAAAGGGTGTGGTCATTCACGTCACCTCCATTCAGCGGGTCATGCCACTGCCGCAATCCACCACAGCCTATGCCGCGGCGAAGGCCGCGCTATCGACCTACAGCAAGGCATTGTCTAAGGAAGTCTCGCCGAAAGGCGTTCGTGTGGTGCGGGTTTCACCCGGCTGGATCGAGACCGAGGCGTCCCTCCATCTGGCCGAACGACTGGCGAAAGAGGCGGGAACCGATATCGAGGGCGGCAAGAGGATCATCATGGAGGGACTGGGGGGCATTCCGCTTGGTCGACCGGCGAGGCCGGAGGAGGTCGCCAATCTGATCGCTTTCCTCGCCTCGGACCGCGCCGGATCCATGACCGGCACGGAGGTTACGATCGATGGCGGGACTGTGCCTACCGCTTAA
- a CDS encoding MarR family winged helix-turn-helix transcriptional regulator: protein MTDRPNDPPPLHQQLCYAIYSAGIAIQRAYKPLLDELGLTYPQYLVLNVLWSKDEQTVGAIAHALALESSTLTPLLKRLEAAGLLHRTRNLSNERQVVIGLTEEGRALQHKAGCLSDTLLAASTKTPPVLAELNQDVRELRDAIYSQIGGWDPPA, encoded by the coding sequence ATGACAGACCGTCCCAATGATCCGCCGCCCCTCCATCAGCAGCTATGCTACGCGATCTATTCCGCCGGCATTGCCATCCAGAGGGCTTACAAGCCCCTCCTCGACGAACTGGGCCTCACCTATCCTCAGTATCTCGTGCTGAACGTCTTATGGAGTAAGGACGAGCAGACCGTGGGCGCCATTGCCCATGCGCTGGCGCTCGAATCCAGCACGCTGACGCCTCTCCTGAAGCGCCTGGAAGCGGCGGGGCTCCTGCACAGGACGCGCAATCTGAGCAATGAGCGGCAGGTGGTGATCGGCCTCACAGAGGAAGGCCGCGCCTTGCAGCACAAAGCAGGTTGCCTCAGCGATACCCTGCTTGCGGCCTCCACCAAGACGCCGCCGGTGCTGGCAGAGCTGAACCAGGATGTGCGCGAGCTCCGGGATGCGATCTATTCGCAGATCGGCGGGTGGGACCCACCCGCCTGA
- a CDS encoding alpha/beta hydrolase, whose protein sequence is MTNTTRSTLATLAAAAILSGGASLSTAATASAAGPAAKDQAIRNVVLVHGAFADGSGWKGVHDALTKRGYRVTIVQNPLTSLADDVAATRRALERQDGPVILVGHSWGGTVITEAGTDPKVKGLVYVSALSPDAGETTAQQYEGFAPASEFVIETTSDGFGYVSPEKFKAGFAHDVSDADLPFLRDAQVPINMASFSTKLQNAAWRTRPSWAVIATEDKAFDQAMLIHMAERIKAKITKVSASHALFITQPTVIADTIDEAARTVAAQK, encoded by the coding sequence ATGACCAACACGACCCGTTCCACGCTTGCCACCCTTGCCGCAGCAGCCATCCTGTCCGGGGGAGCGAGCCTCTCGACCGCCGCGACAGCTTCGGCCGCCGGTCCCGCTGCAAAGGATCAGGCCATCCGCAACGTTGTCCTCGTGCATGGCGCCTTCGCCGACGGCTCCGGCTGGAAGGGCGTGCATGACGCGCTGACCAAGCGCGGCTACCGCGTCACGATCGTTCAGAACCCGCTGACCTCGCTGGCCGACGACGTTGCCGCCACCAGACGCGCGCTGGAGCGGCAGGATGGTCCGGTCATTCTCGTCGGCCATTCCTGGGGCGGCACCGTCATCACCGAAGCCGGCACGGATCCCAAGGTCAAGGGGCTGGTCTATGTCTCGGCTCTGTCCCCCGATGCGGGCGAGACGACCGCGCAGCAATATGAGGGTTTCGCGCCGGCATCCGAATTCGTCATCGAGACCACCAGTGATGGCTTCGGCTATGTCAGCCCGGAGAAGTTCAAGGCTGGCTTTGCGCATGATGTGAGCGATGCCGATCTTCCCTTCCTGCGGGATGCGCAGGTGCCGATCAATATGGCCTCCTTTTCGACGAAGCTGCAGAACGCCGCCTGGCGGACGCGGCCCAGCTGGGCCGTCATCGCCACAGAAGACAAGGCATTCGACCAGGCGATGCTGATCCATATGGCCGAGCGCATCAAGGCGAAGATCACCAAGGTCTCTGCAAGCCACGCCCTGTTCATCACCCAGCCCACGGTGATCGCCGATACCATTGATGAGGCTGCCAGAACCGTGGCCGCACAGAAGTAA
- a CDS encoding GMC family oxidoreductase, whose amino-acid sequence MKPKTYDHSSNRMPPNPEREVERVFDFIVCGAGSSGSVIAARLAQDGKASVLLIEAGGTDAAETVSDPQQWPLNLGSSRDWGFVGEPAAGLNGRRLPLSMGKGLGGGSSINVMVWARGHKADWDYFAAEAGDEAWGYQSVLGYYRRIENWQGRPDPLRRGVNGPAYVAQPHAPQPVAQALLRAASMLGIPVYDTPNGEMMEGPGGASIAELRIRDGKRESLFDSYMRPLLSQPNLTVLTETLVSRLVFDGKRVTGVEVLSGNGVDRFAARCETILSMGAIQTPKVLMQSGIGPEEELRAHAIPVVQHLPGVGRNHQDHLAFGCTWAYRQPEAIGGSGCEAKLYWRSHSHLEQPDILQCQLEFPVPSPLETGLSVPDHGWTMFNGLAQPKSRGRLRLSGADPADRILIEPNALSEPEDMAAALAAVELCRDLGNSNAFSALVSGETAPGPGDKTALQAFIRNSAVTYWHQSCTAKMGRDAMSVVDGELRVYGIDGLRIADSSIMPRITTGNSMAPCVVIGERAADLLLARHGLAEVGEPVSRSG is encoded by the coding sequence GTGAAGCCGAAAACCTATGACCATAGCTCAAACAGGATGCCGCCAAACCCGGAGCGCGAGGTTGAGCGCGTATTCGATTTCATCGTGTGCGGTGCCGGGTCCAGCGGCTCCGTCATCGCTGCCAGACTGGCGCAGGACGGCAAGGCCAGCGTGCTGCTGATCGAAGCGGGTGGAACCGATGCAGCCGAAACGGTTTCCGACCCGCAACAATGGCCGCTCAATCTTGGGTCGAGCCGTGACTGGGGCTTTGTCGGTGAACCGGCAGCGGGGCTGAATGGCCGCCGTCTGCCGCTGAGTATGGGAAAAGGGCTTGGCGGCGGATCGAGCATCAACGTCATGGTCTGGGCCCGCGGCCACAAGGCGGATTGGGATTATTTCGCCGCTGAAGCCGGCGATGAGGCCTGGGGCTACCAATCCGTCCTTGGCTATTACCGGCGCATCGAAAACTGGCAAGGCAGGCCGGATCCTCTCCGCCGGGGGGTGAACGGACCGGCCTATGTCGCGCAGCCGCACGCTCCGCAGCCTGTTGCGCAGGCCCTGCTGCGCGCTGCCTCCATGCTCGGCATACCTGTCTATGACACGCCCAATGGCGAGATGATGGAGGGGCCGGGCGGCGCATCCATCGCCGAGCTGCGCATTCGGGACGGCAAGCGCGAATCCCTCTTCGACTCGTATATGCGACCGCTTTTGTCGCAGCCCAATCTGACCGTTCTGACGGAAACGCTGGTGTCGCGGCTTGTCTTTGACGGCAAGCGGGTGACAGGGGTCGAGGTCCTGTCCGGCAACGGGGTTGATCGCTTCGCTGCTCGCTGCGAGACAATCCTCTCCATGGGTGCGATCCAGACGCCGAAGGTCCTGATGCAATCGGGGATAGGGCCGGAAGAGGAGCTTCGGGCGCATGCTATTCCCGTTGTGCAGCACCTGCCGGGCGTGGGGCGCAACCACCAGGATCACCTCGCCTTTGGCTGCACTTGGGCCTACCGCCAGCCGGAAGCCATAGGGGGCAGCGGCTGCGAGGCGAAGCTTTACTGGAGGAGCCATTCTCATCTGGAGCAGCCGGATATTCTGCAGTGCCAGCTGGAATTTCCCGTTCCATCGCCGCTCGAGACGGGACTTTCAGTGCCGGATCATGGCTGGACGATGTTCAATGGCCTCGCCCAGCCGAAGAGCCGCGGACGGCTGCGGCTCTCCGGTGCCGATCCGGCAGACCGCATCCTGATCGAGCCGAACGCCTTGAGCGAGCCGGAAGATATGGCTGCGGCCCTTGCCGCGGTGGAACTGTGCCGGGATCTCGGAAACAGCAATGCGTTTTCCGCATTGGTGTCCGGTGAGACGGCGCCGGGACCGGGCGACAAGACCGCCCTGCAGGCCTTCATCCGGAATTCTGCCGTCACCTATTGGCATCAGTCCTGCACCGCGAAAATGGGCCGCGACGCCATGTCGGTGGTGGATGGCGAACTCCGGGTCTACGGGATCGACGGCCTGCGCATCGCCGACTCCTCCATCATGCCGCGCATTACCACCGGCAATTCGATGGCGCCCTGCGTCGTCATTGGCGAAAGGGCGGCCGACTTGTTGCTGGCCCGTCATGGTCTGGCAGAGGTCGGAGAGCCCGTCTCCCGGTCCGGCTGA
- a CDS encoding glycoside hydrolase family 15 protein, producing the protein MDFRTDAGAKVNGEATTGDRIPRPIADHGIVGDLATLALIAKDGAIDFMCWPNFDSPTIFAALLDPDRGGLFELSPDMPDARVVQHYLPDTNVLVTRWMGKDSSVELTDFMAVKEGAFDSRTTLARRLKVTRGEVGFTMRCAPRFDYAREQVVPELDDTMAVWRPKTGHGIRLVSNRTLVRASDDIASSGRLRAGETAEFLLASVDEDRIDMSGVQEFEDATITYWQNWAAQSSYRGRWREMVTRSALTLKLMTSRRHGSIIAAGTFGLPETPGGVRNWDYRATWIRDASFTVYALMRLGYQQEAQAFTSWIGKRATKCEASGKLDIMYAVDGGPVPNETFLDHLRGYGGARPVRIGNDAVDQIQLDIYGELMDAVYLSNKYGHAISHDGWNGVRDVIDYVCEHWEEPDAGIWEMRREPQHFLHSRLMCWVAVDRAIRLASKRSLAAPFGRWIEVRNQLYEDIWANFWNEEKGHFVQTKGGTSLDASLLLMPLVRFVSATDPRWLATLDAIGRTLADDGLVYRYRSEDGLSGEEGSFSACSFWYAECLARAGDVQRARAVFEAVLNYSNHLGLYAEEFDSQSHLLGNFPQAFTHLALISAAFYLDRELDGRSPQQWRP; encoded by the coding sequence ATGGATTTCCGAACAGACGCCGGTGCCAAGGTGAACGGTGAAGCGACCACAGGCGACAGGATTCCCCGGCCGATCGCCGATCACGGCATCGTCGGCGATCTCGCCACCCTGGCTCTGATTGCCAAAGACGGTGCCATTGATTTCATGTGCTGGCCCAATTTCGACAGCCCGACGATTTTCGCGGCCCTTCTCGATCCCGACCGGGGCGGACTTTTCGAGCTCTCGCCCGACATGCCCGACGCGCGGGTCGTCCAGCACTATCTGCCGGATACGAATGTGCTGGTAACCCGCTGGATGGGCAAGGATTCGAGTGTTGAACTGACGGATTTCATGGCCGTGAAGGAGGGCGCCTTCGACAGCCGCACCACCCTGGCGCGGCGGCTGAAAGTGACCCGCGGCGAAGTTGGCTTCACCATGCGATGCGCGCCGCGTTTCGACTATGCGCGCGAACAGGTCGTACCCGAGCTGGATGATACCATGGCTGTCTGGCGCCCGAAGACGGGTCATGGCATCCGGCTCGTCTCCAACAGGACGCTGGTACGCGCAAGCGACGATATTGCCAGCAGCGGCCGTTTGCGCGCAGGCGAGACGGCCGAATTCCTCCTTGCCAGCGTCGATGAGGACCGGATCGATATGTCCGGCGTTCAGGAATTCGAGGATGCCACGATCACCTACTGGCAGAACTGGGCCGCACAATCCTCCTATCGCGGGCGCTGGCGGGAAATGGTCACGCGGTCTGCGCTGACACTGAAGCTCATGACCTCCCGCCGGCACGGATCGATCATTGCAGCGGGCACGTTCGGCCTGCCGGAAACACCCGGCGGCGTGCGCAATTGGGATTACCGCGCGACCTGGATCCGCGATGCGTCCTTCACCGTCTATGCGCTCATGCGGCTCGGTTACCAGCAGGAGGCCCAGGCCTTTACAAGCTGGATCGGCAAGCGCGCAACCAAATGCGAAGCCAGCGGCAAATTGGACATCATGTATGCCGTTGACGGCGGACCGGTGCCAAATGAAACCTTTCTCGATCATTTGCGCGGCTATGGCGGCGCCCGGCCGGTGCGCATCGGCAATGATGCCGTGGATCAGATCCAGCTGGACATCTATGGCGAGCTCATGGACGCGGTCTATCTCAGCAACAAATACGGCCATGCCATTTCGCATGATGGCTGGAACGGCGTCCGGGATGTCATCGACTATGTGTGCGAGCATTGGGAAGAGCCGGATGCCGGCATCTGGGAAATGCGGCGCGAGCCCCAGCATTTCCTGCACTCGCGCCTGATGTGCTGGGTGGCGGTGGACCGCGCCATCCGGCTCGCCAGCAAACGCTCGCTTGCGGCGCCCTTCGGTCGCTGGATTGAGGTCCGCAACCAGCTCTACGAGGATATCTGGGCCAATTTCTGGAACGAGGAGAAAGGGCATTTCGTCCAGACGAAGGGGGGCACGAGCCTGGACGCTTCCCTGCTCCTGATGCCGCTTGTCCGGTTCGTCAGCGCGACGGACCCGCGCTGGCTCGCGACCCTCGATGCCATCGGCAGGACCCTGGCCGATGACGGACTGGTCTACCGCTACAGGAGCGAGGACGGACTGAGCGGTGAGGAAGGATCCTTTTCCGCCTGCTCATTCTGGTATGCGGAATGCCTTGCGCGCGCTGGCGATGTTCAGAGGGCGCGCGCGGTGTTCGAAGCAGTGCTCAACTATTCCAATCATCTCGGCCTCTATGCCGAGGAATTCGACTCGCAATCGCACCTGTTGGGCAATTTCCCGCAGGCCTTCACGCATCTGGCCCTGATCAGCGCCGCCTTCTACCTTGATCGGGAGCTTGACGGGAGAAGCCCGCAGCAATGGCGCCCTTAG
- a CDS encoding ROK family protein, producing the protein MRDAAPHALPEHGRQSETPVVLSVDVGGSHVKVLTNRPGDKLRRISSGSTMTAKEMVAAVKVLTQDLSYDVMSIGYPGPVRADRILQEPMNLGKGWSGADFSLQFGKPVKVVNDALMQAIGSYDGGRMLFLGLGTGLGAALILDHVAHPLEIAHLPYRHKKTIEDYVGERGIKRRGKKKWRKSVNDVAERLMAALLPDYIVIGGGNVDELETLPANCRRGDNAFAFRGGFRLWDGTFVVS; encoded by the coding sequence ATGCGTGATGCTGCCCCGCACGCGCTGCCGGAGCATGGGCGACAGAGCGAGACGCCGGTGGTGCTGAGCGTCGATGTCGGCGGTTCGCACGTGAAGGTCCTGACGAACCGGCCGGGCGACAAGCTCCGTCGCATTTCGTCCGGCTCGACCATGACGGCCAAGGAAATGGTGGCTGCGGTCAAGGTTCTGACGCAGGACCTGTCCTACGATGTCATGTCGATCGGCTATCCGGGTCCGGTGCGTGCCGACCGGATTCTCCAGGAGCCGATGAACCTTGGCAAAGGCTGGTCCGGCGCCGATTTTTCGCTGCAATTCGGAAAGCCGGTGAAGGTTGTCAATGATGCGCTGATGCAGGCGATCGGCAGCTATGACGGCGGCCGCATGCTGTTTCTCGGCCTCGGCACCGGCCTGGGCGCTGCCCTGATCCTGGACCATGTGGCCCATCCGCTCGAGATCGCGCATCTTCCCTATCGCCACAAGAAGACCATCGAGGATTACGTGGGCGAACGCGGCATCAAGCGTCGCGGAAAGAAGAAATGGCGCAAGAGCGTTAACGACGTCGCCGAACGGCTGATGGCGGCGCTCCTGCCCGACTACATCGTCATCGGCGGCGGCAATGTCGATGAACTTGAAACCCTGCCCGCGAATTGCCGACGCGGCGATAACGCGTTTGCCTTCAGGGGTGGGTTCAGACTGTGGGATGGAACCTTTGTGGTGAGCTGA
- a CDS encoding cupin domain-containing protein, which translates to MANPTLASENAREDKIHSNPQRLGARLRLARQTRGLTLKALALSADCSESLLSKIENGKASPSLPMLHRLVQALDCNIGWMFEETDTDEGVVFRAGKRPLMSLDPLRRGEGISLERVIPYSPGHLLQCNIHHIEVGGESAGPIQHVGEEVGYVLVGEIELMIADKTFRLASGDSFVFNSELPHWYRNIGGERASIFWVNTPPTF; encoded by the coding sequence ATGGCTAATCCGACTCTCGCATCCGAAAATGCTCGAGAGGATAAGATACACTCGAATCCGCAAAGGCTGGGCGCCCGTCTCAGGCTTGCCCGCCAGACGCGAGGGCTGACCCTGAAGGCGCTTGCCCTTTCCGCCGACTGTTCGGAGAGCCTGCTCTCGAAGATCGAGAACGGCAAGGCCTCGCCCTCTTTGCCGATGCTGCATCGGCTGGTGCAGGCGCTGGATTGCAATATCGGCTGGATGTTCGAGGAGACGGATACGGATGAAGGCGTCGTGTTCCGCGCCGGCAAGCGCCCGCTGATGTCGCTCGATCCGCTCAGGCGCGGGGAGGGGATCTCGCTCGAGCGTGTGATACCCTATTCTCCGGGCCATCTCCTCCAGTGCAATATTCACCATATCGAGGTGGGCGGAGAAAGCGCGGGTCCCATTCAGCATGTCGGTGAGGAGGTCGGCTATGTGCTCGTCGGCGAGATCGAGTTGATGATCGCCGACAAGACCTTCCGGCTCGCATCCGGCGACAGCTTCGTCTTCAATTCCGAACTGCCGCACTGGTACCGCAATATCGGCGGGGAACGCGCATCCATCTTCTGGGTCAACACGCCGCCGACCTTCTGA
- a CDS encoding substrate-binding domain-containing protein produces the protein MGRTRFLFSCAAAAAMTLSMGVTQALAETFALVTINQQALFFNQINDGATAAAKAAGAELVIFNANNVPSAQNDAIENYITQKVDGIILVAIDVNGVKPAITAAKNAGIPVIAIDAQIPDGDNIAFVGVDNTAAGREIGKFFSDYVKSDMAGAAKVGVVGALNSFIQNQRLDGFKAAVAESGQKVEFLNTVDGQNVQDVALSAAENLMTANPDMTALYATGEPALLGAVSAVVSQGRTDSIKVFGWDLTKSAIDGIDQGFVTAVIQQDPAGEGKAAVEALMKVKKGETIDKIINVPVTIVTKANVDQYRDMFK, from the coding sequence ATGGGTCGGACTCGCTTTCTCTTCAGCTGCGCTGCCGCAGCTGCCATGACGCTTTCCATGGGCGTAACGCAGGCGCTCGCAGAAACCTTCGCGCTCGTCACCATCAACCAGCAGGCGCTGTTCTTCAACCAGATCAACGACGGCGCCACCGCGGCGGCCAAGGCGGCCGGTGCCGAACTGGTGATCTTCAATGCCAATAATGTGCCCTCCGCACAGAATGACGCCATCGAGAATTACATCACCCAGAAGGTCGACGGCATCATTCTCGTTGCCATCGATGTCAACGGCGTAAAGCCGGCGATCACGGCGGCCAAGAATGCCGGCATCCCGGTCATCGCCATCGATGCGCAGATCCCGGACGGCGACAATATCGCCTTCGTTGGCGTGGACAATACGGCCGCCGGCCGCGAGATCGGCAAGTTCTTCTCCGACTATGTCAAGAGCGACATGGCAGGCGCTGCCAAGGTCGGCGTCGTCGGTGCGCTGAATTCCTTCATCCAGAACCAGCGTCTCGACGGCTTCAAGGCAGCCGTTGCGGAGAGCGGACAGAAAGTCGAATTCCTCAACACGGTCGACGGACAGAATGTCCAGGATGTCGCCTTGTCGGCGGCTGAGAACCTGATGACGGCCAATCCGGACATGACCGCCCTTTACGCGACCGGCGAGCCGGCGCTGCTCGGCGCAGTATCGGCCGTTGTCAGCCAGGGCAGGACGGATTCCATCAAGGTCTTTGGCTGGGACCTGACCAAATCCGCCATTGACGGCATAGATCAGGGCTTCGTCACCGCCGTCATCCAGCAGGATCCGGCCGGTGAGGGCAAGGCCGCGGTGGAGGCGCTCATGAAGGTGAAGAAGGGCGAAACCATCGACAAAATCATCAACGTCCCCGTTACCATCGTGACGAAGGCGAATGTCGATCAGTATCGCGACATGTTCAAATAA
- a CDS encoding ATP-binding cassette domain-containing protein, which yields MSETHVSRVRMTGITKRYGALQSLDNASLELKPGEVLGLVGDNGAGKSTLSKVLSGAVIPDSGTIEIDGKPVSFTSPADARAAHIEMVYQDLALCDTIDVAGNLFLGREPKRRLAGFPMLDKRLMHARARDMLSNLGIVIPDTWMKVENLSGGQRQSIAIGRAASFDPSVLIMDEPTAALAVAEVEAVLELIRTVSRRGVSVILITHRLQDLFLVCDRIQVMYEGRNVAERRIEETNIEEVVNLIVGRKFAARSAGHHAERNLSA from the coding sequence ATGAGCGAAACGCATGTCAGCCGCGTCCGCATGACCGGCATTACCAAGCGCTATGGCGCACTCCAATCGCTTGACAATGCTTCCCTGGAGCTGAAGCCGGGAGAGGTTCTCGGCCTGGTCGGCGACAATGGGGCGGGCAAGTCCACCCTCAGCAAGGTGCTGTCGGGTGCGGTCATTCCCGATAGCGGCACGATCGAAATCGATGGAAAACCGGTCTCCTTCACCTCGCCCGCCGATGCGCGCGCCGCCCATATCGAAATGGTCTATCAGGATCTTGCCCTCTGCGACACAATCGATGTCGCCGGCAATCTTTTTCTGGGGCGTGAGCCCAAGCGTCGCCTGGCCGGTTTTCCCATGCTGGACAAGCGGCTGATGCATGCGCGCGCCCGCGACATGCTCTCCAATCTCGGCATTGTCATCCCCGACACCTGGATGAAAGTGGAGAACCTTTCGGGTGGCCAGCGACAATCCATCGCCATCGGGCGGGCTGCCTCCTTCGATCCCTCCGTGCTGATCATGGACGAACCGACAGCCGCGCTGGCGGTTGCGGAAGTGGAAGCCGTTCTGGAACTGATCCGCACGGTCTCGCGGCGCGGCGTCTCGGTGATCCTGATCACCCATCGCCTGCAGGATCTCTTCCTCGTTTGCGACAGGATCCAGGTCATGTACGAGGGACGCAATGTCGCCGAGCGGCGGATCGAAGAGACCAATATCGAAGAGGTCGTCAATCTCATCGTCGGGCGCAAATTTGCCGCCCGTTCTGCGGGCCATCATGCCGAAAGGAACCTCTCCGCATGA